From Roseateles sp. SL47:
ACCATCAGGATGACGAACACCACCAGGCCGACGATGAAGTTGCCGCCGATCACCACATTGCCGAAGGACTCGATCACCTTGCCGGCGGCATGGGTCCCTTCATGGCCGTGCAGCAGCACCACCCGGGTGGAGGCCACGTTGAGCGACAGCCGCATCAGCGTGGTGGCCAGGATCACGCTGGGGAAGATGGAGAAGTCCAGCGGGCGCTTGCTGTTCACGCTCACCAAAATCACCACCAGCGCCAGCACAATGTTGAAGGTGAACAGGACGTCCAGCAACACCGGCGGCATCGGCAGGATGACCATGGCCAGGATGGCCAGCAGGAACAGCGGCGCCGCGACCCGCAGGTCGCGCAGCCGCTGGCTGAAGGTGGGGGAGGGAGTCATCGGCGGTCCTCGGATGGGCGCGGATCTGAAGAAGGAGAGGGCGGCGGGTCCGCCAGATGCGCGGGCACCGGCAGGTCGTTCGCCAACTGAGGTTCGGTCTTGCGCTGCCCGGCGCGGAAGGCCTTGAGCTGCATCACATAGCTGAGCACCTGGGCCACCGCCTGATAAAGCGCGGCGGGAATCTGCTGCTGGACCTGGGAGGTGTTGTAGAGCGCGCGGGCCAGCGGCGGCAGTTCCAGCTGCTGGACCTGGAACTCTCGCGCCAACTGGCGGATGTAGAGCGCCATCTCGTCCACCCCCTTGGCCACCACATACGGGGCTTCAGCCCGGCTGCTGTCGTAGCGCAATGCCACGGCATAGTGCTGCGGATTGACGATCACCACATCGGCTTCCGGCACCGCCTTGCGGATGCTGCGGCGTGCCAGTTGCTGCTGCAGTTGCCGGATGCGCTGGCGCACTTCCGGCCGGCCTTCGTTCTGCTTGTATTCGTCCTTGACTTCCTGCTTGCTCATCCGCTGGCCGCGCAGAAAGAAGAGCCGCTGCAGCGGCACATCGACCGCCGCATACAGCACCAGCACCATGGCCAGCGTGATCAGCGCATCCATGACGAGGCTCGCGGACTGCAGCAGCGCTTCCTGCAGCGGCAGGCCCTGCAGACGCACATAGTCCGGTGCCATGCGGCTCACCACCCACAGCAACACGCCCAGCACCCCGAGGGTCTTGAGCAGCGTCGCGCCGAAGTCGCTGTAATGCTTGGGGCTGAACAGCCGCCCGAGGTTGGACAGGGGACTCAGCCGCGACCATTGCGGCGCCCACAACTGCGTGGCGAAGGCCAGCCCGCCGCTCAGTTGTGCCGCGAGGATCACCGCCACCGGCAGCGCCAGCAGCGGCAGCACCATCGAGCCCATCAGCCAGAGCGCTTCATGGGCCGTGTCGCCCCAGCGGGCGTCCAGACCGGCAAGGCCGGCATCCCCGTCCAGCGGTGCCAGCACCAGGCGGAACAACCGGCCGATATCTTCGAGGTAGTGCGGCGCGAGGGCCACCAGCAGCTTCAGCCCCAGCAGCAGGCCCACGGCCGCGCCCACATCCTTGCTGCGGGCCACCTGACCCTGCTCCCGGGCTTTGCGCAGCTTCTGCTCCGACGGCTTTTCGGTCTTGTCGCCGCTGCTGCTGTCAGCCATGGGCGCCTCCCGGGGCCCGCATGCCCTGTTCGATCAGTTGCAGCAGGTGCTGGGTCATGCGCAGATAGTGGGCGGGCACGGTCGACAGCATCTGGGTGAGCATGAACAGGCCGAACAGCGTCACCAGCGAATAGCCCAGCGAGAACAGATTGAGGGCCGGTGCCACCCGGTTCAGAAAGCCCATGCCCACCTGCACCACCAGGGTGGCGGCCACCACCGGCAGCGCCAGCAGCAAGGCCGCAGAGAACACCCAGGCGAGGTTGTAGACCAGGTTCTGCAAGGTGATCAGCGACAGGCCCGCGCCCACCGGCCAGGCGCGGAAGCTTTCGCCCAGCACGGCGGTGAAGAGCAGATGGCCGTCCATGCTGAAGAAGGCCAGCACGCACAGCACGTTCAAGAGCGCGCCCACCACATCGGAGGAGCTGCCATTGATCGGATCATTCAGCACGGCCATGGCCAGACCCAATTGCGACGACAGCAGAAAGCCCAGCACGCCGATGACGGCCATCGCCAGGTGAAACGTGAGACCCAAGACCAGCCCCAGCAGCGCCTGTTCGGCGGCCACCACCACCCCCTGGAGCGAAAAGACGGGCACGGTGAGCGAGGTCGATTGGGACACCGGCATCAGCACCACGGCCAGCACCAGTGCCAGCAGCGCCCGCACGGCGACCGGCATGCCGGCATCGCCGATGGTGGGCGCGGCACTCAGCAGCGCCATGGCGCGGCAGAACGGCCACCACAGGGCGGAGAGCCACACGATCAGCTGCCCGAAGTCGATGTCCACGGCGCTTGCCTCAGGTCACCCACTGGGCGGCGCGCTCAAAGACGGACACGCAGAAGTCCATCAGCAGCCCCACCATCCACCGCCCGGCCACCCCCACTACCAGCAGCGTCACCAGCAGGCGCGGCAAAAAGGCCAGGGTCTGTTCATTGATCTGGGTGGCGGCCTGGAACAGGGCCACCATCAGCCCCACCAGCAGGCCGGGCACGATCAGCACCAGCACCAGGACCAGGGTGAGGTTGAGGCTTTCGCCAATGAGGTCGATCGCAATTTCGGGCGTCATGGTGTACTCCGCCCGGGCTCAGCCGCCCACGCCTCGCACGCTGGAGACCAGCGTATTGACCGTCAGTGTCCAACCGTCCACCAGCACAAACAGCAGCAGCTTCAACGGCAGCGAGATCACCAGCGGCGACAGCATCATCATGCCCATGGCCATCAACACCGACGACACCACCAGGTCGATGACGAGAAAGGGGATGAACAGCATGCAGCCGATCTGGAAGGCCGTCTTCAGCTCGGACAAGGTGAAGGCCGCCAGCTTGACCGGAAAGCTGTGGTCCTCCGGCTTGGTCACGGCGGACTCGCCGGACAGCTGGGCGATCTGGGCAAGCGCGCTTTTGCTGGTCTGCGCCAGCATGAAGCGCGAGATCGGCGCCTCGGCCACGCGCAGTGCCTGGCTCAGGGTGATCTTCTCGTCGTCATAAGGTTTGAGGGCTTCGTCGTAGACCTGCACCCCGATCGGTCGCATCACCAGGATGGTGAGGATCAAGGCCACGCCGGTCACCAGCCGGTTGGGCAGGCCCTGCTGCAGGCCCAGCGCCTGGCGCAGCAGCGACAGCACGATGACGAAGCGGGTGAAGCAGGTCATCATCAGTACCAGCACGGGCAGCAGCCCGAGCAGGGTCATGATCACCAGCACCTGGGTCTTCAGCGTGAATTCCCCGCCGCCGCCCGCCGTGTTGCCGCCCGCAATCTTGATGGTGGTGGCCACCGCCGGGTGGCAGGCCAGGGCCAGGCCACCCGCCGCCAGCAGGGCGGGCCACCGGCGCAGACAGCTCAGGCGCCGCTGAGGTCGCTGCGATCCGTGATCAGCGCGCTGGCGTGGCAGCTCGGCGGTGGCGTGCATGCTCACCCCAGCGAGGACAGGTCCAGCCCGTCGATGTCCAGCACACGCAGCGCATGGCTGTCACCGCTGACCACCACCTCGGCATGGCCGATGGCGGTGCCATTGACCTTGATCACCAGCGGTGCACCCGCCAGGGTGTCCAGTTCCAACACGCTGTCGGCCCGCAACTGGGCAAGGTCATGCAGGGACAGGCGTGCTTCGCCCACCTCCAGCGTCAGCGTGACCGGGATCTTGCGCATCAGTGCCGGCAGGTCGCGGGCCGGCGGGCGGGCATCCACCACCGGGATGTCTTCAGCCGTCGGCTCATTCAGCAGACCGGCGATCAGGTCGGTATCACTCATCATCAATCACTCCAGGTCTTCAAAAGAGGTCAGGCACAACTTGCCGTGGTGTTCGGCCACGGCGGCACGCATGAGGGCAGAGCCTTCCACCAGCACG
This genomic window contains:
- the flhB gene encoding flagellar type III secretion system protein FlhB produces the protein MADSSSGDKTEKPSEQKLRKAREQGQVARSKDVGAAVGLLLGLKLLVALAPHYLEDIGRLFRLVLAPLDGDAGLAGLDARWGDTAHEALWLMGSMVLPLLALPVAVILAAQLSGGLAFATQLWAPQWSRLSPLSNLGRLFSPKHYSDFGATLLKTLGVLGVLLWVVSRMAPDYVRLQGLPLQEALLQSASLVMDALITLAMVLVLYAAVDVPLQRLFFLRGQRMSKQEVKDEYKQNEGRPEVRQRIRQLQQQLARRSIRKAVPEADVVIVNPQHYAVALRYDSSRAEAPYVVAKGVDEMALYIRQLAREFQVQQLELPPLARALYNTSQVQQQIPAALYQAVAQVLSYVMQLKAFRAGQRKTEPQLANDLPVPAHLADPPPSPSSDPRPSEDRR
- a CDS encoding flagellar biosynthetic protein FliR; translated protein: MDIDFGQLIVWLSALWWPFCRAMALLSAAPTIGDAGMPVAVRALLALVLAVVLMPVSQSTSLTVPVFSLQGVVVAAEQALLGLVLGLTFHLAMAVIGVLGFLLSSQLGLAMAVLNDPINGSSSDVVGALLNVLCVLAFFSMDGHLLFTAVLGESFRAWPVGAGLSLITLQNLVYNLAWVFSAALLLALPVVAATLVVQVGMGFLNRVAPALNLFSLGYSLVTLFGLFMLTQMLSTVPAHYLRMTQHLLQLIEQGMRAPGGAHG
- the fliQ gene encoding flagellar biosynthesis protein FliQ, coding for MTPEIAIDLIGESLNLTLVLVLVLIVPGLLVGLMVALFQAATQINEQTLAFLPRLLVTLLVVGVAGRWMVGLLMDFCVSVFERAAQWVT
- the fliP gene encoding flagellar type III secretion system pore protein FliP (The bacterial flagellar biogenesis protein FliP forms a type III secretion system (T3SS)-type pore required for flagellar assembly.), whose amino-acid sequence is MHATAELPRQRADHGSQRPQRRLSCLRRWPALLAAGGLALACHPAVATTIKIAGGNTAGGGGEFTLKTQVLVIMTLLGLLPVLVLMMTCFTRFVIVLSLLRQALGLQQGLPNRLVTGVALILTILVMRPIGVQVYDEALKPYDDEKITLSQALRVAEAPISRFMLAQTSKSALAQIAQLSGESAVTKPEDHSFPVKLAAFTLSELKTAFQIGCMLFIPFLVIDLVVSSVLMAMGMMMLSPLVISLPLKLLLFVLVDGWTLTVNTLVSSVRGVGG
- a CDS encoding FliM/FliN family flagellar motor switch protein, whose translation is MMSDTDLIAGLLNEPTAEDIPVVDARPPARDLPALMRKIPVTLTLEVGEARLSLHDLAQLRADSVLELDTLAGAPLVIKVNGTAIGHAEVVVSGDSHALRVLDIDGLDLSSLG